Below is a window of Candidatus Thermoplasmatota archaeon DNA.
GTTTGGCTCGGATACGCTCGCTCGATCATGGACGACTTCACCGGCACCGGAACTTGGGATCAGCCGGTCTATCGGTGGTTCTGGATGGACCTTCCTATGGGCGGCGAGGCAAGCACATCGTCGTCGTGCACGCTCGGAATTGTGACGTCAACCTCGTTTGCGCTAAGCGGGAATGTCCTTGGCCTCGGCGGGAACATCCTGCGTGTTTCGGCCGGAGGAACCACCTGTTTGGTTCCATGTTAGCTCTGTGAGGCTGAGGATGAAGCGACACTCACTCGTCGGCGGATTCCTGGCACTTGCGGTCGTCGCGAGTGGATGCCTGTCAACGCCAGACGTCCCGCTGACGCAAGACGATGAAGAAGTCGCAGACTCGGTCTCGTTTGCGCTTCATGCAGATGAAGTGTCTTCACCGTCGGGCGCATGGATCGTGGAACTGCGCGTCCTGGATGAGGGCGCGCTCAACGTAACGCTTCGCATCGACCATTCCCGACCAGATTCGGAAACATGGACCGCCTGCGGACTCATGAGCTACGAGCTCACCTCCGCGCATGGGTCAATGGCCGTCAAGCAGGAGTGGTCGATCTCTCAAGGACATGCCGTCGTCCTTCGAGCTGCCGGACAATCTCGGTCGGTTGAAAACCGCGCCGCCACGGAATCCCTTACGCTCATCGTCGATAGCACCATGACGTACGACAATCGAGTAGGCCCAGATGATCGGGTTCGCCTGGTACTCGGTGCCGGGGGTGATTCCCCGAATGCTTCCATCGAAGTCCGCGCCTCAGACGGCGCCTCCTTCGAGATTGCAGAGAGGCTCGCTTCTAGCTTCGAATGCGGCTCCAACCTGTGGCATTCCGAAGGCACGGTCGCGGCGGTCGGCGTGGGCGGAATCCATCCGACGCTCATCTTGGACGCTTCCCTGACGTTCCGCACGGTTGGCCAGACCACGGCCACGTACCTTGTCGCCATGCCTTCGCTCAATCCCAACATGCCTGGATCGGGTGTTTGCAGCACGCAACTGGCGTTCAATGGGCTCGCAATCAGCCGCAACGAAAACAAGCTCGACCATTGCATTCACGACTATGCCGGCCCAGGGGGCGAGCTGACCTTGTCCGTAGATCGGCTCGTCGCAAACGGGCCGTACGTACGATATTGGGTCTTGGACGAGCCTGTGTCTTAGCCGGTCGTGAGCCGCGCGCCCCGCGGCCGCCCGTGCCGCCCGATCGCGGGCGCTTGCCCGCGCGCCGCCATGCTCGCCTGCACGTACTCGGCCCCAAGCAGCAGGACGGTCGCGGCGACGTACACCCAGAGCAGGATGACGACGAGCGAGCCGGCCGCGCCGTAGGCGTCGGCAAAGCCGCTTCGCCCGAGGTAGAGGCCCAGAAGCTCCTTGCTCACGACAAGAAGGGCGGCCGACAGGATCGCCCCGCCCCACACGTCCCGGAAGCGAAGCTCCACGTCGGGAAGGTAGCGAAGGAGGGCCGCGAACAGGAGCGTGAGCGTCAGAAGCGAGAGGAACGCGTTGGCAAGGAACCAGCCCACGGGATTGTCCGTGGGCGCGGCGCGCGAGAGCGCAAGCAGGCTCGTGATGGCCGTCGTGACGGCAAGGCTCGCGAGGAGGAGGAAGGCGAGACCGAGGAACAGCGTGAAGGAGGCGAAGCGGTCGCGCAGCGTCCGGACGAACGACCGATGGCGCGATTCGACGTTCCAGACGCCGTTCATGGCGTTCTTGAGCTCGCCAAAGACGCCCGAGGCGCCCACGAGAAGCAGCAAGACGCCAAGGACGCTTGCCACAAGGCCCGTGCCCGGATCGCGCGCCGAGACAAGGAGGCGGTCGACGAGCGCGGCGCCCTCGGCGCCCACGAGCTCGCCCACGGACGAGACGAGGCGCGCGCGCGAGTCGTCGGGACCAAAGACGACGCCGGAGACGGCCACGAGGACGACAAGGAACGGCGCGAGCGAGAAGATCGTGTAGAAGGCAAGCGCGGCCGCCCGGCGGGGTCCCGCATCGTCGAAGAAGTCTCGCACCGCGGCGCGCAGCGTGGCCAGGCGACCGGGCGGAGGGTTTGCAAGCCAGCGGAGCATCGTAGGAACTCGGCAGCCCGCGGCCAAAGCGCGAGCGCCAGGAACGTCCGTGCGGCAGACGGTCAGCAACGCGCGCGGTGGACAAGCCCCGCGTCGCCGCGCGCGCCGTGGATGGAGCCCGATGGGTCCTGCACGATGTCGCGCCAGTTGCGGTCGTCCGGGTCGCGCGTCACGGGCACGCCGCCCACGCGCGTGGCCGAGTCGACCTGCGCAAGCGCGACGGCCACCACGCTTGCGCCCCCGCACGTCCACACCTCGCCCAGGATTCGCACGGTGGCGTCGCGCGCGGTGAACAGGGCGCCGGAGGATTCGACCTTGCCCTGGAGGAGGACATACAGGGTGCGCTCGCCCGCGGCGCGCGTGCGCTCCCCCTGCTCCTCGGCCGGGTCGAACCGCACGCCAAGCTCCGCGGCGCGCTCGCGGATGCGCTCGCGCACGCGGTCG
It encodes the following:
- a CDS encoding YihY/virulence factor BrkB family protein codes for the protein MLRWLANPPPGRLATLRAAVRDFFDDAGPRRAAALAFYTIFSLAPFLVVLVAVSGVVFGPDDSRARLVSSVGELVGAEGAALVDRLLVSARDPGTGLVASVLGVLLLLVGASGVFGELKNAMNGVWNVESRHRSFVRTLRDRFASFTLFLGLAFLLLASLAVTTAITSLLALSRAAPTDNPVGWFLANAFLSLLTLTLLFAALLRYLPDVELRFRDVWGGAILSAALLVVSKELLGLYLGRSGFADAYGAAGSLVVILLWVYVAATVLLLGAEYVQASMAARGQAPAIGRHGRPRGARLTTG